The region GATTGGTGTGGCAGCCAGTCTTGAGCAAGCTTCCGTTGAAGGGAAAGCAAGGTTACTGGATTTCATCTCTCCAGAACAAGGGGCTAAGATCATTGCGCAGCAGTTTTCCAGCTCGCATAGCCAATTTGCAGTCTTGCCTCTTAATCGGGGAATCTCATTAGATGGAGATAAATCCCCCTATTTGAGGCAGCTGTTGTGTGAGGTGTTGGATAACCCGCATAGCGGAGCGCAAGCAAAACTTATGGTATCGCCTTCACCGACAGAGCAGGTGCCCGTTATCAGTGTGCTGGCAAATTTAGGGCAAGTTACAGGTGAGGAACGACGTGCACGATTGAAGCTATATATAAATAGTGTCCTGCGGGCAACCTTAAAGCGCGATGATACCCTTGATGATCGCGCCAGCCTGTTTGACCTTGGCTTAGATTCTTTGTTGGGAATCGATTTAAGGTTAGAGATGGAAAAGGATTTGGGCTGTGTGCTGGCATCTACTTTATTTCATGATTATTCCACCATTGAAACACTCACTGATTATTTTCTGGATAGTATTGTAGGTGGTGGTGAGGCGCTGGAAGAAAGTGATCTTAGCTTGCCAGAGAGCCCGTTAGCGCAGATAGATCAAGCCTCGTTGGATGATGTTGAAGCTGATATCGCTTCAACAGGTGATGTTATTCATCGGTTATCCGCTACTGAAAATCTGGCGGTAAAGTCTATAGCCTTGACTAATAAAGCAAGTCAACAAAGGGAAGTTAAGGATACTGATATTGCCATCATTGGTTTATCGGGTCGTTATCCTGATGCGCCTGATCTGCAAACATTTTGGGATAATTTGCGGGAAGGGCACGATGCCATTACTCAAATTCCAGCAGATCGTTGGCACCATGATGCTTATTTCGATCCCCGTAAACCTATGCCTGGTAAAAGTTACAGCGCATGGGGGGGGTTTATTGATGGTGTAGATCAGTTTGATCCTGAATTCTTTAATATTCCCCTACGTATGGCGGCTTACATGGATCCGAAAGAGCGTCTCTTTCTGGAAACCGTCTGGAATTTACTTGAAGAGTCTGCTTATACACGAGAAAAGTTGAAACAAGATCATGGCTCTAAGGTGGGCGTTTTCGTCGGTGCTATGTACCAGTTGTACGGAGCTTTTGCTGGCGATATTCATGAGCAGGCTGCGACGGCACTGTCTTCATATAATGCCATTGCTCACCGAGCGTCTTATTTTTTCAATCTGCAGGGGCCTAGTGTAGCGGTCGATACCATGTGTTCTTCGTCGTTGACCTCAATTCATCTCGCCTGTCAGAGTTTGTATAACGGTGATTGTGAGATGGCGATTGCTGGTGGTATTAATCTTTCCCTTCATCCTATTAAGTATGTGGGCTTAAGCCAGGCACAGATTGTTGGCAGTCATTCAGGTAGCCGCAGTTTCAGTGATGGTGATGGATTTCTTCCTTCTGAGGGGGTTGGTGCTGTGTTACTCAAGCCTTTACGAAGTGCACTGGAAGCGGGAGATAGGATCGAAGCGGTGATCAAAGCATCGACGATTAATCACGGAGGACGTTCAACCGGATTCTATGCACCGAATATAGAGGCTCAGGTACAGCTGATGGAGGATAATTTTAATCGGGCAAATATTGATCCTGCGAGCATTCAGTATGTGGAAGCAGCTGCCAATGGTACAAGTCTTGGCGATGCCGTTGAATTTAAAGCGTTGAACAAAGTGTTTAGCAATGCCGGTGTTGCAGGGGCAAGTTGCCCTATTGGCACTGTGAAATCCAATATTGGCCATGCTGAAGCTGCTTCTGGTATGGCACAGCTAGCTAAAGTGATCTTGCAGCTGAAACATCAAACGTTTGTGCCGACGATAAAAGCTGAGCCAGCTAATCCCAATGTGCAATTCGCGGGGTCGCCATTTTATCTGCTAGATAGCTGTCAGCCTTGGTTGCAGCCAGAGCAAGGGGCTAGACGTGCCACTGTTAGTTCGTTCGGTGCCGGCGGCGCTAATGCTCATCTTATTATTGAAGAGTTTGTTGGCGTTGATAGTGCTCTTGATAAAGCAAGTTCAGCAGTAATACCAGGAGATGACATCATCGTACTTTCTGCTCGTACGCAGCCACAGTTACAGGATGTAGTAAGCCGTTTGCTGACGTATCTGGATACCGATAATACCCGTACTGCTGCTGTTGATGTCCAGCGGATATGGTTATCGAATATTGCCCACACATTGCAAACTGGACGGGAAGAGATGGATTGCCGGTTGTCATTAGTGGTTAGCAGTATCGAAGAGTTACGTCAGGGGCTTTTACTGTATTTGAATATAGGAGCTGCTTCGGTCAGTGACAAGCAAGCTGTAGTGATGCAGACGGGCAATATACAGGAGCAACTTGAACTTAGAAACTTGCTGTCAGGAAAAGCTGGTGAAATGATGGCGCAGACATTGGTTGCTGAAAGACAGTTGGAAAAGCTGGCGTTGCATTGGGTTCAGGGTGGCCGGGTGGCGTGGAAAGCGCTACGTCAGGATCAACCTGTGCAATACGTTAGCCTGCCAACATACCCCTTTTCCCGCGCGCGTTACTGGCTTTCTGGCGGTGAGATTGCTAATGACTTGCAATTGGTAGCTAAAGAGTAACAAGAAGAGTGTGATGGTCACAAAGAGCTGAGTGGCGTTGATGTATAACCATCGCGGCAGGATCTCACTTTGATAAGTGTAAGTTTTTTCAGTAAGGAGTTTTAAAATGTCACTGTTTTCGCCATTTAAGCTTGGTAATGTCACCTTGCGTAATCGTATTGCGGTTTCACCTATGTGTATGTATTCCGCGAAAGATGGCATGCCTGATGATTGGCATTTGGTGCATTTGGGGAGTAGGGCCATAGGTGGAGCTGGCTTGATTTTCACAGAAGCTACGGCGGTATCACCAGAAGGGCGGATTACCCGTGGTTGTACTGGTTTGTGGAATGAGCAGCAACAATCAGCATGGTCGCGGATTGTTGATTTTCTACATGTTCAGGGGACGGTGTCGGGTATACAGCTGGCACATGCGGGACGTAAGGCCAGTACCGATTTGCCATGGTTGGGTGGACGCCCGGTTTCTGCAACGTCAGGAGGCTGGACGCCTTTTGCTCCCAGCCCACTGGCGTTTAACCAAGGATACAGCACTCCCATTGCCCTAGATGAGGCTGGGATAGAAAAAGTTATTGAAGATTTTGCCGGCGCAAGCCGACGTGCTCGAGCAGCGGGTTTTAAGGTTATTGAAATTCATGCTGCACACGGATACTTATTTCACGAGTTTCTTTCACCATTGTCGAATCAAAGGGAAGATAACTATGGCGGCTCACTGGAGAATCGTGCCCGTTTGTTACGTGCTGTGGTTAGCGTTATCCGTGAAGAGTGGCCGCGACCTTTACCTTTGGTTGTTCGTTTATCGGCCACAGATTGGGCGCCGGGTGGTTGGGACATTGATGAATGTGTTCAGTTGGCTCGCTGGCTAAAAGAAGATGGTGTTGACATGATAGATACCTCTACTGGGCTGAATATCGCTACAGCAAAAATACCTTTTGAGGCTGAATATCAAGTCCCGTTTGCTGCGCGTATACGGCGCGATGCCAATATTACCACGGGTGCCGTGGGCATGATCACTCCTGGAGAACAGGCCGAAAAGATTATTGAACGCGGTGATGCGGATATTGTGCTGTTTGCAAGGGAATCATTGCGTGACCCATACTTTCCGTTTCGCGCTGCGGCTGAGTGCGGTGCAGACATTGAGGTACCTGAGCAGTATTTACGAGCATGGTAGGCCACAGAAGGATGACTTCAATATGATAAATAACAATTTTTTAGCTTATTAAGAGTATATATTATGAATATCATTACCCAGCCTAAGCTGGCACTTGCTCATCTATCGGTCTTGGATGTGCCGCCATTGGAATTGGTCAGTCTGGCTGCCAATATTGGTTATTCTTCGATTGGTTTGCGGCTTTACCCTGCTTTTCATGGTTCTGTATTTTATGAATTACCAGTAGGGTCAAAGGTATGTCAACAGATGCAACAGCGTTTGAAAGATGAGGAGGTTACTGTCAATGACATAGAGTTTATTGGTATTGGTGAACATTTTAATG is a window of Shewanella sp. VB17 DNA encoding:
- a CDS encoding NADH:flavin oxidoreductase/NADH oxidase, with translation MSLFSPFKLGNVTLRNRIAVSPMCMYSAKDGMPDDWHLVHLGSRAIGGAGLIFTEATAVSPEGRITRGCTGLWNEQQQSAWSRIVDFLHVQGTVSGIQLAHAGRKASTDLPWLGGRPVSATSGGWTPFAPSPLAFNQGYSTPIALDEAGIEKVIEDFAGASRRARAAGFKVIEIHAAHGYLFHEFLSPLSNQREDNYGGSLENRARLLRAVVSVIREEWPRPLPLVVRLSATDWAPGGWDIDECVQLARWLKEDGVDMIDTSTGLNIATAKIPFEAEYQVPFAARIRRDANITTGAVGMITPGEQAEKIIERGDADIVLFARESLRDPYFPFRAAAECGADIEVPEQYLRAW